Below is a genomic region from Thalassophryne amazonica chromosome 3, fThaAma1.1, whole genome shotgun sequence.
tgtgaggcattactgtaaagcgctttgagcgtctgatgcagatggaaaagcgctatataaatgcagaccatttatttatttgacacttACCACAACCCTTCATCACCTTCTTGGTGTCTTCATGTCCTTCAGACTCTGAGGGACACTCCCTCCTCCTCTTCATGGTTTTTGTTTTCCCTCTCAGAACTCTGCGGTGGGTCTCCTGAGGTTGGATTCTTGCGGTCCAGGAAATGTTTCGTGCTGTCTGTCAGTGATTTGGCTGCTGAACTCTGACTGTGGAAATCAGCCTGCAGACTGAAGAAGAACAGGAGAAGATCACACAGATCACTGCTCCTCAACATTCACTCATATTGTGAAGAACAGTTTAAGGTCCacactttttttattttagatgAAGCATTGAGTGAGACATGATTTACACCTTTTACTTCACACAGCTCCAGACTGAATGTTGGACTTTTTCTGATCTAGTTGTAGAATTTGTCCACATTGTGATGAACTCAACAGTTGTCCACgtcatatggagttgcatcagagaggcggtgtaaaacttgtgccaaatcaacacgcagatctGGATCAGACCAGCTGTGGCCACGCCCACTAAAAAAGGACCAAATCTAAATTAGTAACTCATGCAgacattcatattgtttggtttcaTCCTGAAGACAACTGAATACATTTAAATCTGAATTTATCCTTCTATTAATGGAGGAACAACAGATTTAAAAAATTTGACAGATGAATGGATTTAAAAAGTCATAATGTTTAGGTGATGACACGTGAGGCAGTCATCAGATCAATCTGTTCTGTTTCTGATTCATTTAAAATTAAATGAGTTTAATTTGCTGTGTAAAAATAAGCTGCAGCTTCAGTCGACAACTTATTGGTaatcattttattattaaatCATCATTTCTTTACCTCATCTTTGATTTGAAATCACGATCAAAGCAAAACTCAGCAGCGCAGACTTGGTGACGTCATCTCCGAGCCGAGGCCTGACCAATAAACAGCCTACGCTAGTCTGCTTAAGATGGCGAGCTTCGTGTAGGGGTCGAGCAGCTGTTCCGTTGAGAATCTAAACTTGAAATACTTTGTGAGGTATTTTTCAAACATGCTGTCAGGTTTAGCCTTGTGAAGTGTTCTGAAGTCGTCAGCAGGCGTTTTGTTTCGTTCTACATGCAGCTCTGCGTTAATGTGGAGACTCAGGTGTGGGTTTAGATGTTTTGCTATCAATCCACCAGTGAGGCACTTTGctcaaccaccaaaacaacagacgGTGCCAAAAAGCCAACTGAGCAACATTCCTCCCACTATGCTGAAGAAGGAATATTTAGCTGTTCCCCTCGCTGCAACGACTGATGATATTGTCAAGCGACTTCTTTCATTGAAGTTGGCAATTAAGAGGGATAAAGTTGAGGTTAAAAAAAGAACAGCTCATAGCGAAAGTCCAGAGGGATCCTACTGATCGTGACTCAGTGGAAGTCAGGGTGGTGAAGTTGACAGCAATGATCCAAAACCGCCGTGAACACCTACAAAAGCATCACAAGGACAAAGCTAATAAGAGGAAGATGCTGTTGGCTGTGGACCACAGGAAgaagcttttgaaaaaaactgagatTGGTTCACTATGAAGACTGTGAGAAGGTTTGTGAGCAGCTTGGCATCACCTACACCTTCCCTCCAGAGTACTACAGATGGGCCACTCATCGCTGGCTGGCCAAGAAGGCCTTTGTATTCAGGTTTTTAAGGAAGTACAGAAACAGAGAGCTGAGGAGAAGCTGAAGATGAAGCAAAGCTTGGCCTCTAAAGTTACAGCTGAGACCAAAAGTGAAGAGATGCAGTAAATatgcaatatacgaggtctgttagaaaagtatccgacctttttattttttcaaaaacctgatggatttgaatcacgtgtgcttgcataagccaaccttgaaccttcgtgtgcatgcgtgatttttttcacgcctgtcggttgcgtcatttgcttgtaagcagcctttgtgtgaggatgggtggagtctctcgttgttttttctttgcaaggaaatggcagaactgggcatcacacagattaaggagcggtacaactggtttaaagacatccacacaacggtggagagcgcgccgcgctccggtcggccatcaacatgctgaaacgaccggaaaattccaaagtgaacgctgtggagatgtgggaccgttgtgtgattattcaagaaattgcggaagaggtagacatcagcacttttttggcacattccactgtgacagaagatttggccatgaaaagagttgcagcgaaattcatcggcacgaagctgagggcgcagcaaaagcgcctccgtgatgaagcctcacaggacatgttgtaacatgcccagctcatccacaatttctcggatagtcacacgactgaaaagccaccgaaagccatctgaatcttcggaatggtggaagagctgggcatgagcTGGGTCACACAtctccacagcgttcactttggaaatgatctggtcgtttcgtgTTGATGCCAATCGGAGCgcgcgctctccactgttgtgcggacgtctttaaaccggttgtaccgctccttaatatgtgtgatgcccagagtatcgtcaccgaaagccgtctgaataatccgaatggtttccacctggctgtcgcccagtttgtggcaaagtttgatgcagtcgcgctgctccagttgttccgccatttccttgcaaagaaaaaacgacgagagactccacccatc
It encodes:
- the LOC117507603 gene encoding LOW QUALITY PROTEIN: 28S ribosomal protein S15, mitochondrial-like (The sequence of the model RefSeq protein was modified relative to this genomic sequence to represent the inferred CDS: inserted 1 base in 1 codon; deleted 2 bases in 2 codons) gives rise to the protein MWRLRCGFRCFAINPPVRHFAQPPKQQTVPKSQLSNIPPTMLKKEYLAVPLAATTDDIVKRLLSLKLAIKRDKLRLKKEQLIAKVQRDPTDRDSVEVRVVKLTAMIQNRREHLQKHHKDKANKRKMLLAVDHRKKLLKKLRLVHYEDCEKVCEQLGITYTFPPEYYRWATHRWLAKKAXCIQVFKEVQKQRAEEKLKMKQSLASKVTAETKSEEMQ